One stretch of Paenibacillus sp. FSL R5-0341 DNA includes these proteins:
- a CDS encoding PTS mannitol transporter subunit IICB, with protein MSNLDQSSNSKGGLRVGVQRFGRFLSGMVMPNMGAFIAWGLITALFIPTGWFPNETLAQLVDPMIKYLLPLLIGYTGGTMVHGQRGGVVGAIMTIGVIVGSDIPMFLGAMIAGPLAAWIIKKFDKSIEGKVRAGFEMLVNNFSAGIIGGILGIVALLGIGPAVEAISKVLSAGVQGLMNLGLLPLVNLIIEPGKVLFLNNAINHGILTPIATDQARELGQSVLYMLESNPGPGLGILLAYCFFGRGMAKSSAPGAVIIHFFGGIHEIYFPYILMRPILILAAIAGGVAGTLTFMLTGAGLVSAPSPGSIIAYFLLTPKGGYLPMLAGVLVAAVVSFLVAALLLKTGKQKDEDLESASSRMKDMKSQGTVPNAGITANQSEADRTADMATSTLKTDVKKIVFSCDAGMGSSAMGASILRKKMKAEGIDVTVTNTAISDIPPDADVVITQQILTDRARSVAPNAEHISIDNFLKSPEYDALVERLK; from the coding sequence ATGAGTAATTTGGACCAATCGTCCAATTCCAAAGGTGGGCTACGGGTAGGTGTGCAGCGTTTTGGCCGATTCCTGAGTGGTATGGTCATGCCGAATATGGGAGCGTTCATCGCCTGGGGATTAATTACGGCTCTGTTCATTCCAACAGGCTGGTTCCCTAACGAGACGCTTGCACAGCTAGTCGATCCGATGATCAAATATTTGCTGCCGCTGTTAATTGGTTACACCGGGGGTACGATGGTGCATGGTCAGCGTGGTGGCGTCGTGGGTGCCATTATGACCATCGGGGTCATCGTGGGTAGTGATATTCCGATGTTCCTCGGTGCGATGATTGCCGGACCTCTGGCAGCATGGATTATCAAAAAATTCGATAAATCCATTGAAGGCAAAGTTAGAGCCGGATTTGAAATGCTGGTTAATAACTTCTCAGCCGGTATCATTGGCGGGATCTTGGGGATCGTTGCGCTACTGGGCATCGGGCCTGCTGTAGAAGCGATTAGTAAAGTATTGTCTGCCGGGGTACAAGGCTTAATGAATCTGGGCTTGTTACCGCTGGTCAACCTGATTATTGAACCGGGTAAAGTATTGTTCCTGAACAATGCGATCAACCACGGGATTCTCACACCGATTGCAACAGATCAAGCGAGAGAATTAGGGCAATCTGTATTATACATGCTTGAATCGAACCCGGGTCCGGGACTTGGTATCTTGCTTGCTTACTGCTTCTTCGGACGCGGAATGGCCAAATCTTCTGCACCAGGTGCTGTTATCATTCATTTCTTCGGGGGAATTCATGAGATTTACTTCCCTTACATTCTGATGAGACCAATTCTGATTCTTGCAGCAATCGCGGGTGGCGTTGCAGGTACATTAACATTCATGCTAACCGGAGCAGGACTTGTTTCGGCACCATCACCGGGTAGTATTATCGCCTATTTCCTTTTAACACCAAAAGGTGGATATCTGCCGATGCTCGCAGGGGTTCTTGTAGCAGCAGTCGTTTCCTTCCTGGTGGCAGCACTGTTGCTGAAAACGGGTAAACAAAAGGACGAAGATCTGGAGTCCGCATCCAGCCGGATGAAAGACATGAAGAGTCAAGGAACTGTGCCAAACGCTGGCATTACCGCTAACCAAAGTGAAGCAGACAGAACTGCGGATATGGCTACTTCTACATTGAAAACAGATGTGAAGAAGATTGTCTTCTCCTGTGATGCAGGTATGGGATCTAGTGCCATGGGCGCTTCCATTCTACGCAAGAAGATGAAGGCAGAGGGGATTGATGTTACGGTGACCAATACGGCCATCAGTGACATCCCGCCGGATGCAGATGTGGTCATCACACAACAAATATTAACGGATCGTGCTCGCTCCGTTGCGCCGAACGCAGAACATATATCCATCGACAACTTCCTAAAAAGCCCGGAATACGATGCGCTCGTTGAACGTCTGAAGTAA
- a CDS encoding mannitol-1-phosphate 5-dehydrogenase, with protein MKALHFGAGNIGRGFIGLILSRAGYEVIFSDVNQTLVTVLQQRGQYTVELANESKDQETVTGVNAIDGAQLETVAQTVVEADLITTAVGVGVLKHIAPGIAKGLEKRLSSGPAQNPLHIIACENAIGASTQLKEHVYALLNEEVRSLADQYVYFPDSAVDRIVPIQHHEDPLHVQVEPFYEWVVDRSQMAPAFKPIEGIVYVDDLEPYIERKLFTVNTGHCVAAYIGNMHGYDTIQKAIADEKVKSIVYGALQETGEVLVRRFGFNPVEHEQYILKILGRFVNPYLTDEVTRVGRSPLRKLSPNDRLVRPALQAYADGTETTYLAMGMAAACKFDVSDDPEAVELQDMIRQKGIAAALHQYTSMDEHHPVLEQAVAQYNQM; from the coding sequence ATGAAGGCCCTACACTTTGGCGCAGGTAACATTGGACGCGGGTTTATCGGATTAATTCTCTCCCGTGCAGGGTATGAGGTGATTTTCTCCGACGTGAATCAGACCTTGGTAACAGTTCTCCAGCAACGGGGGCAGTATACGGTGGAACTGGCCAACGAGAGCAAGGATCAGGAGACCGTCACAGGTGTAAATGCAATCGATGGAGCCCAGCTGGAGACGGTTGCCCAAACCGTGGTGGAAGCTGATTTGATTACAACCGCAGTGGGCGTGGGCGTACTGAAGCATATTGCACCAGGTATTGCGAAGGGACTTGAGAAAAGACTGAGTTCCGGTCCTGCTCAAAACCCGCTTCACATTATTGCTTGCGAGAACGCCATTGGAGCCAGTACACAATTGAAAGAGCATGTATATGCTCTGCTCAATGAAGAGGTACGTTCCCTTGCGGATCAGTACGTTTATTTTCCAGATTCGGCCGTAGACCGGATCGTGCCTATTCAGCATCATGAAGACCCTTTGCATGTACAGGTGGAGCCTTTTTACGAGTGGGTGGTAGATCGTTCCCAGATGGCTCCCGCATTCAAACCGATTGAGGGCATCGTATATGTCGATGATCTGGAGCCGTATATCGAACGGAAGCTGTTCACGGTTAACACAGGACACTGCGTTGCTGCGTACATCGGTAATATGCATGGGTATGACACGATTCAGAAGGCTATTGCCGATGAAAAGGTGAAATCCATTGTATATGGTGCTTTGCAGGAAACCGGAGAAGTTCTGGTGAGGCGGTTTGGATTCAACCCAGTAGAGCATGAGCAGTATATTCTCAAAATATTGGGACGGTTCGTCAACCCGTATCTCACCGATGAGGTTACTCGTGTTGGTCGTTCCCCGCTACGCAAGTTGTCTCCGAATGATCGTTTGGTTCGCCCGGCCCTTCAGGCCTATGCGGATGGAACTGAAACGACATATCTGGCTATGGGGATGGCCGCAGCCTGCAAGTTCGATGTCTCCGATGATCCGGAAGCAGTTGAACTGCAGGACATGATCCGTCAGAAGGGGATTGCAGCTGCGCTCCACCAGTATACTTCCATGGATGAGCATCATCCGGTGCTGGAACAGGCTGTTGCCCAGTATAACCAAATGTAA
- a CDS encoding PTS sugar transporter subunit IIA, producing MSMLTTDKVIMNATAQDKYEAIRMAGQILKDAGHITADYIEKMIEREEIVSTYVGNGLAIPHGTKESKAFILSTGISVIQYPQGVDFGEEKAYMVIGIAAQGGEHMEILTSIAVICAEDENMEALRLAKTAEEVIAILESEMEL from the coding sequence ATGAGTATGTTAACAACAGATAAAGTCATCATGAATGCGACGGCTCAGGATAAATACGAAGCGATTCGTATGGCAGGACAGATTCTGAAGGATGCGGGACATATTACCGCTGATTATATTGAGAAGATGATTGAACGTGAAGAGATTGTCTCGACCTATGTAGGGAACGGACTTGCGATCCCGCACGGTACGAAGGAGTCCAAAGCTTTCATTTTATCTACAGGCATCTCTGTCATTCAGTATCCACAGGGTGTTGATTTTGGCGAAGAAAAGGCGTATATGGTCATTGGTATCGCGGCTCAAGGCGGGGAACATATGGAGATCCTGACTAGCATTGCGGTGATCTGTGCTGAAGATGAGAATATGGAGGCCCTGCGTTTGGCTAAAACTGCCGAAGAAGTTATTGCTATTCTGGAAAGTGAAATGGAGCTATGA
- the gcvPB gene encoding aminomethyl-transferring glycine dehydrogenase subunit GcvPB, whose protein sequence is MIFELSSPGRVAYSLPECDVPRQSADTLIPREMLRSEAAALPEVFEVDVIRHYTALSRRNFGVDNGFYPLGSCTMKYNPKINEDVARYNGFAKIHPYQHESSIQGALELLYTLQNDLAGLTGMDAVTLQPAAGAHGEWTGLMMIRAYHEGRGEQRTKVIVPDSSHGTNPASATVAGFETVTIPSRADGLVDLDALRAAVGSDTAALMLTNPNTLGLFEKDIQEIASIVHQAGGLLYYDGANSNAIMGITRPGDMGFDVVHLNLHKTMSTPHGGGGPGAGPVGVKSRLIPFLPKPMVIKNEQGVYALDREGDQSIGRVKAYYGNFGILVRAYAYIRTYGPEGLRRVSECAVLNANYMMARLAPYYEIPYPGVCKHEFVMSGRGLKQYGVRTLDVAKRLLDFGYHPPTVYFPLNVEECIMIEPTETESKETLDGFIDTMIRIAKEAEETPELVLNAPYGTPVTRLDETTAARKPVLNCACS, encoded by the coding sequence TTGATTTTTGAACTCAGCAGCCCTGGACGTGTCGCTTATTCCTTGCCAGAATGTGACGTTCCTCGCCAGTCTGCCGATACGTTGATTCCCCGGGAAATGCTCCGTTCGGAAGCAGCGGCACTGCCGGAAGTGTTCGAGGTAGATGTTATCAGGCACTATACTGCGCTGTCCCGTCGCAACTTCGGTGTAGATAACGGATTTTATCCACTGGGCTCTTGTACGATGAAATACAATCCAAAGATTAATGAGGATGTAGCCCGTTACAATGGATTCGCCAAAATCCATCCGTACCAACATGAATCCAGCATTCAAGGTGCACTTGAACTGTTATATACGTTGCAAAACGACCTTGCAGGTCTGACAGGTATGGACGCTGTGACCCTGCAACCGGCCGCTGGTGCCCATGGTGAATGGACTGGACTCATGATGATTCGTGCCTACCACGAAGGTCGTGGTGAACAACGTACCAAAGTCATCGTGCCCGATTCTTCTCATGGTACCAACCCGGCAAGTGCAACCGTTGCAGGATTTGAGACTGTGACAATTCCGTCCCGTGCAGACGGACTGGTCGATCTGGACGCACTCCGTGCAGCCGTCGGTTCGGATACAGCAGCATTGATGCTGACGAACCCGAATACACTTGGTTTGTTCGAGAAAGACATTCAGGAGATTGCATCCATCGTGCATCAGGCTGGTGGCTTGTTGTATTACGATGGAGCCAACTCGAATGCCATTATGGGCATTACCCGTCCGGGTGATATGGGCTTTGACGTGGTGCATCTGAACTTGCACAAAACGATGAGTACGCCTCACGGCGGTGGTGGACCCGGTGCCGGACCAGTCGGCGTGAAGAGTCGTCTGATTCCGTTCCTGCCTAAACCGATGGTCATTAAGAACGAACAGGGCGTATATGCACTGGACCGTGAAGGAGATCAATCCATTGGTCGAGTGAAAGCCTACTACGGCAACTTTGGTATTTTGGTACGCGCCTATGCCTACATTCGCACCTATGGACCGGAAGGTTTACGCCGTGTATCTGAGTGTGCGGTACTGAATGCCAACTATATGATGGCCCGCCTCGCACCTTACTACGAGATTCCATATCCAGGTGTATGTAAACATGAATTCGTCATGTCTGGTCGGGGACTGAAGCAGTATGGTGTACGTACACTGGACGTTGCCAAACGATTGCTTGATTTTGGATATCACCCGCCTACGGTGTACTTCCCGCTCAATGTGGAGGAATGCATCATGATCGAACCGACAGAGACCGAAAGCAAAGAAACGCTGGATGGGTTCATTGATACGATGATACGGATTGCCAAAGAAGCGGAAGAGACACCTGAATTGGTCCTGAACGCACCTTACGGTACACCGGTTACTCGTCTTGATGAGACGACCGCGGCCCGCAAACCTGTACTGAACTGCGCTTGCAGTTAA
- the gcvH gene encoding glycine cleavage system protein GcvH — protein MSELKSDFLYSEEHEWVQTVGEDTVRIGITEFAQHQLGDIVFVELPDLESNVKAEDSIGTIESVKTVSDLFSPVTGSIIAVNDSLQDSPELVNSSPYEEGWMIEIRVEGDLTAALSTLMNADAYRKHTEE, from the coding sequence ATGAGCGAATTGAAAAGTGATTTCCTGTACAGCGAAGAGCACGAATGGGTGCAAACCGTAGGGGAGGATACTGTACGTATTGGCATTACCGAGTTCGCGCAGCATCAGCTGGGTGACATTGTGTTTGTGGAATTGCCTGACCTTGAATCCAATGTAAAAGCAGAAGATAGCATTGGAACGATCGAATCGGTCAAAACGGTGTCGGACTTGTTTTCTCCAGTCACTGGTTCAATCATTGCGGTGAATGATTCGTTACAGGACTCACCTGAGCTTGTGAACAGCTCTCCTTACGAGGAAGGCTGGATGATTGAGATCCGCGTTGAGGGAGATCTGACAGCAGCATTGTCTACATTGATGAATGCAGACGCGTATCGTAAACATACGGAAGAATAG
- the gcvPA gene encoding aminomethyl-transferring glycine dehydrogenase subunit GcvPA, with the protein MSKHRYIPMTEQDQSAMLATIGVDTLEDLFQDIPKEIRYQGELPVSSKLDEYALTRHMSKQAGANANFETHASFLGAGIYDHHVPSVINHVISRSEFYTAYTPYQPEISQGELQAIFEFQSYICELTGMAVANASMYDGATAFAEAGNLAAAATRRKQLIVSRTVHPEARQVLQAYAHGLRLEIVEIGYKDGVTDWHALQAAISDDTAAVMIQSPNFFGAVENVKQAADLVHAHKGLLVVSANPLSLGLLEAPGKLGADIVVGDAQPLGIAASLGGPTCGYFAVSQPHMRRIPGRIVGQTTDRNGKRGFVLTLQAREQHIRREKATSNICSNQALLALSASVYMSIMGKQGMIDVADLNLQKSHYTLNTLTAISGVSLTFNAPTFNEFVIKLPQGTDVDALQLKLLDAGFIGGYELGRDYPELAGHMLIAVTERRSKEEIDEFARALEGSL; encoded by the coding sequence ATGAGCAAGCACCGTTACATTCCCATGACCGAGCAAGATCAGAGCGCCATGCTCGCAACCATCGGTGTGGATACGCTGGAGGATCTGTTCCAGGACATTCCAAAAGAGATTCGTTATCAGGGCGAGCTGCCCGTATCCTCCAAACTCGATGAATATGCACTGACACGTCACATGTCCAAACAAGCTGGAGCCAACGCCAATTTTGAAACACACGCCAGCTTCCTCGGCGCAGGTATATACGATCATCATGTTCCTTCCGTCATCAATCATGTCATTTCCCGTTCCGAGTTCTACACTGCCTACACACCTTATCAGCCTGAGATCAGCCAAGGTGAACTACAGGCGATTTTCGAATTTCAATCCTATATCTGTGAATTAACCGGTATGGCTGTAGCCAATGCCAGCATGTATGACGGCGCAACTGCCTTTGCGGAAGCAGGAAACTTGGCGGCAGCAGCAACGCGTCGCAAACAGCTCATCGTATCCCGTACCGTTCATCCGGAAGCGCGTCAGGTATTGCAGGCATATGCGCACGGACTCCGTCTGGAGATTGTCGAGATTGGTTATAAGGATGGCGTCACTGACTGGCATGCCCTGCAAGCTGCCATATCGGACGATACCGCAGCGGTCATGATCCAGAGCCCGAACTTCTTTGGTGCCGTGGAAAATGTGAAGCAAGCCGCTGACCTCGTGCATGCGCACAAGGGTCTGCTTGTTGTAAGTGCTAACCCGCTATCGCTGGGTCTGCTGGAAGCCCCAGGCAAGCTGGGTGCCGACATCGTTGTTGGCGATGCGCAGCCCCTCGGTATCGCCGCTTCACTCGGCGGCCCGACATGCGGATATTTCGCCGTATCCCAGCCTCATATGCGCCGAATTCCTGGCCGAATCGTAGGTCAGACCACCGATCGCAACGGCAAACGTGGTTTTGTACTCACGCTGCAGGCGCGTGAACAGCACATCCGTCGCGAAAAGGCGACGTCCAACATCTGTTCCAACCAGGCTTTGCTTGCGCTCAGCGCATCTGTATATATGTCCATCATGGGTAAACAAGGCATGATCGATGTCGCGGATCTGAATCTGCAAAAGAGTCATTACACCCTGAATACATTAACTGCGATTTCCGGCGTTAGCCTGACGTTTAATGCACCAACATTTAATGAGTTTGTGATTAAGCTTCCTCAAGGAACCGATGTGGATGCCCTTCAACTGAAACTGTTGGATGCAGGCTTTATCGGTGGCTATGAACTCGGACGTGATTATCCCGAGCTTGCCGGACATATGCTGATTGCTGTTACAGAACGACGCAGTAAGGAAGAGATTGACGAATTCGCACGAGCATTGGAGGGATCGCTGTGA
- the gcvT gene encoding glycine cleavage system aminomethyltransferase GcvT: MSDLLRTPLFPLYQQYEGVRCIDFGGWELPVQFSGIQKEHEAVRERAGLFDVSHMGEFTVQGEQAEAFLQQMTTNDVTTLVPGQAQYTLMCYPDGGVVDDLLVYKLEDQHYMLVVNASNIDKDWAWLQEHLIPGVSMTNDSEQTALLALQGPLAVDIIGKVTDTDVSTIEPFRFVQDAEVCGIKLLLSRTGYTGEDGFELYVPADQAAAVWNGLMQAGEGYGLVPTGLGARDTLRFEARLPLYGQELSATISPLEAGVGMFVKLNAGPFIGYEALLQQKTDGPARKLVGIEVLERGIPRPHYPIYAEGVQIGEVTTGTQSPTLKRNLGLALIDSKYAALGTPLEIEIRGKKLKAEVVKTPFHKRTRTSKTPTQGADQA, encoded by the coding sequence ATGTCCGATTTGCTTAGAACACCACTCTTCCCCCTATATCAGCAATATGAAGGCGTACGGTGCATTGATTTTGGAGGATGGGAGCTTCCGGTGCAATTCAGCGGAATCCAGAAAGAACATGAAGCGGTGCGTGAGCGTGCTGGACTGTTCGATGTGTCCCATATGGGCGAATTCACCGTACAGGGTGAGCAGGCTGAAGCGTTTTTGCAACAAATGACGACCAATGATGTGACCACGCTGGTTCCCGGTCAAGCCCAGTACACCCTGATGTGTTACCCAGATGGCGGTGTGGTGGATGATCTGCTCGTGTATAAGCTGGAAGATCAGCATTATATGCTCGTCGTTAACGCCTCCAATATCGATAAGGATTGGGCATGGCTGCAAGAGCACCTGATCCCTGGCGTAAGCATGACCAACGATTCGGAGCAGACAGCGCTGCTCGCCCTGCAAGGTCCGCTGGCTGTAGATATTATCGGAAAAGTTACAGATACGGATGTATCCACGATTGAACCGTTTCGTTTTGTGCAGGACGCCGAAGTCTGTGGAATTAAATTGCTGTTGTCCCGTACCGGTTATACCGGTGAAGATGGCTTTGAACTATATGTTCCTGCGGACCAGGCCGCTGCGGTGTGGAATGGATTAATGCAAGCTGGTGAAGGTTACGGACTCGTACCAACCGGACTTGGGGCCCGGGATACGCTGCGCTTTGAAGCGAGGCTCCCCCTGTATGGACAGGAATTGTCGGCAACCATCTCTCCGCTCGAAGCTGGCGTTGGCATGTTTGTGAAGCTGAATGCCGGACCTTTTATCGGATACGAAGCCTTGTTACAGCAAAAAACTGACGGGCCTGCCCGTAAACTGGTCGGCATCGAAGTGCTGGAGCGCGGCATTCCCCGGCCCCACTATCCGATTTACGCCGAAGGCGTACAGATTGGTGAAGTGACAACAGGCACGCAATCACCTACATTGAAGCGTAATCTGGGGCTTGCCCTCATCGACAGTAAATACGCTGCGCTGGGAACACCCCTTGAGATTGAGATCCGTGGCAAGAAACTAAAAGCCGAGGTCGTGAAGACCCCTTTTCATAAACGGACACGCACGTCAAAGACACCTACCCAAGGAGCTGATCAAGCATGA
- a CDS encoding BglG family transcription antiterminator: MSITKRQREIVEFLLEHPHEVTAGEIAVEVKVSTRTVHRELQMIEQWLEPLGMKLEKKSGTGIRIDAGSDDLAVLRQQLEGKEYVEFTPEERKLFMLCILLDEPEPVKLLALASDLKVTVSTVTTDLDDLESRIRQAGLKLVRRRGYGVKINGSETIHRTAIAALALEFLDESDLFGRQPEQGGSIVNQKLLDMIGHGDVLTVENALWQPDIEWLENIPERQYMKLLIQLSVAVVRIRKGFGIGRMSPREKTGDDVAEQDDMKVPPYMASRLCGVLSTQLGLTFSEDEQAYFHRLLVETEQRIHSSRLLPIDDLILLDRVHSLIDQMQARTHYAFHEDRLLREGLLGHMEPVMERIEGQQMIRNPLLQQIRKDYDLLFEDVKKSVGQAWPGTDVPDEEIGFLVMHFGASIERLRALKREIRAIIVCTSGIGSSRMLSSRLSKEIPEIRIMDSVSWYEAARIPTDQYDLVLSTVDLPMDEHQYYKVSPLLTAEESERLRHFIKTTTLQQQHNKPRETEVQTTSRYSDPDGMEATLIEIVRIIGKFQVYPLDNQDIGFYKTVYAMCNVLHGSGVLKEPEEIAKRLEAREAVGSQKIPGTRLALFHTRSEGIYRPSISLFQLTEPLLRTPDDPAGVTHILLMLGPRELSKESLEVLSEISALLLQQEMITLLEKGIRDELIHYLSQELVGFYRSKTEIGGQPL; encoded by the coding sequence ATGAGTATTACCAAAAGACAACGTGAAATCGTGGAGTTCCTGCTAGAGCATCCACATGAAGTAACAGCCGGCGAAATCGCCGTTGAAGTAAAGGTCAGTACCCGAACGGTTCACCGGGAGCTTCAAATGATTGAACAATGGCTTGAACCTTTGGGCATGAAGCTGGAAAAAAAATCAGGAACCGGTATCCGAATCGATGCTGGTTCCGATGATCTGGCTGTACTGCGCCAGCAATTGGAGGGTAAAGAATACGTAGAGTTTACGCCAGAAGAGCGTAAGCTCTTCATGCTTTGCATCCTGCTTGATGAACCGGAGCCTGTAAAGTTGCTCGCCCTGGCTTCCGATCTGAAAGTGACTGTATCTACCGTAACTACTGATCTGGACGATCTGGAATCACGGATTCGTCAAGCGGGACTGAAGCTGGTTCGCAGACGTGGATATGGTGTCAAGATTAACGGAAGTGAGACGATTCATCGCACAGCCATAGCTGCACTTGCACTGGAATTTTTGGATGAGTCTGACTTGTTCGGAAGACAGCCTGAACAAGGGGGCTCCATCGTAAACCAAAAACTGTTGGATATGATCGGACACGGTGATGTGCTTACGGTCGAAAATGCGTTATGGCAACCAGATATCGAATGGCTGGAGAACATCCCGGAACGCCAATACATGAAACTGCTGATTCAATTGTCCGTAGCGGTTGTACGTATTCGTAAAGGCTTTGGTATTGGCCGTATGTCTCCACGAGAGAAAACGGGGGATGACGTTGCAGAGCAGGATGATATGAAGGTTCCACCTTATATGGCATCCCGCTTGTGTGGTGTGTTATCCACCCAGCTGGGGCTGACATTCTCCGAAGATGAGCAAGCTTATTTTCACAGACTATTAGTTGAGACAGAGCAACGGATTCACTCTTCCAGGCTGTTGCCAATAGACGACTTGATTTTACTGGACAGGGTACATTCACTGATTGATCAGATGCAGGCGAGAACGCATTATGCCTTTCATGAGGATCGTTTGCTTCGTGAAGGTCTACTTGGACATATGGAACCTGTCATGGAGCGAATTGAAGGACAACAGATGATTCGTAATCCGCTATTGCAGCAGATTCGCAAGGATTATGATTTACTCTTCGAAGATGTCAAAAAATCCGTGGGGCAAGCTTGGCCAGGCACAGACGTTCCGGATGAGGAAATTGGTTTTCTGGTCATGCATTTTGGAGCTTCCATTGAGAGGTTACGTGCACTGAAACGGGAAATCAGGGCCATCATCGTGTGTACAAGCGGAATCGGGTCATCACGTATGCTTTCCAGCCGATTGTCCAAGGAGATTCCTGAGATCCGGATCATGGATAGCGTGTCCTGGTATGAAGCTGCCCGGATACCTACAGATCAGTATGATCTGGTGTTATCCACTGTCGATCTGCCGATGGATGAGCATCAGTATTACAAAGTGAGTCCACTGCTTACAGCAGAAGAGAGCGAGCGCCTGCGGCATTTTATTAAAACCACAACGTTACAACAGCAGCATAACAAGCCCCGTGAAACAGAGGTTCAGACGACAAGTCGTTACTCGGACCCTGACGGAATGGAAGCTACACTGATTGAAATCGTCCGAATTATTGGCAAGTTTCAGGTGTATCCGCTGGATAATCAAGATATTGGTTTCTATAAAACCGTGTATGCGATGTGCAATGTACTCCATGGATCTGGTGTATTGAAGGAGCCGGAGGAGATCGCGAAACGGTTGGAGGCACGTGAGGCAGTGGGGAGTCAGAAGATTCCCGGCACAAGACTTGCGCTCTTTCATACACGAAGTGAGGGGATCTACAGGCCATCTATCAGTCTGTTTCAGCTCACGGAGCCACTCCTTCGTACGCCGGATGATCCGGCAGGAGTTACCCATATTCTCTTGATGCTCGGTCCAAGAGAATTATCCAAGGAAAGCTTGGAGGTTCTCAGTGAGATCAGCGCTCTGTTATTGCAGCAAGAGATGATTACATTGCTGGAAAAGGGTATCAGGGATGAACTCATTCATTACCTCTCCCAGGAACTTGTTGGATTTTATCGTAGTAAAACAGAAATTGGAGGTCAACCATTATGA